The following DNA comes from Candidatus Polarisedimenticolia bacterium.
CCACCCAGACCTTGACGCTGGCGGTGACGTCGTGATGCAGCTTCACCGCGACGTCGTAGATGCCGAGCGCCCGGATCGGCTCGTCGAGCAGGATCTTCCGCTTGTCGATCGAGAAGCCTTCCTTCTCCATCATCTCCGCGACGTCGGCGTTGGTCACCGAGCCGTACAGCGCCTCGTTCTCTCCCACCTTACGGACCGCGGTCAGCGACAGCTGCGAGATCCGGTCGGCCAGGGACTGCGCGTCCTGGCGCTCGCGCGATTCCTGCACCTCCCGCACCTTGCGCTCCTGCTCGATCCGCTTGAGGTTGGCGTCGGTGGCCTCGAACGCCAGCTTCTTCGGCAGCAGGTAGTTGCGGGCGAAGCCGTCCGCCACCTTCAAGATATCGCCGCGCCGGCCCAGCTTTTCCACGGTCTCCCGAAGCACGATGCGCATCGCTTGCGACCTCCTAGTCCGCGGTGAACGGC
Coding sequences within:
- the rplI gene encoding 50S ribosomal protein L9: MRIVLRETVEKLGRRGDILKVADGFARNYLLPKKLAFEATDANLKRIEQERKVREVQESRERQDAQSLADRISQLSLTAVRKVGENEALYGSVTNADVAEMMEKEGFSIDKRKILLDEPIRALGIYDVAVKLHHDVTASVKVWVVKE